One part of the Sporosarcina ureae genome encodes these proteins:
- a CDS encoding TrmH family RNA methyltransferase, which yields MYSLLNKRIESTQNSLVKHWKKLVTTRKERDQTKEFLVEGFHLVEEAIKQPDLVIQLLAREDIEIPAHWNAPIIELTAAVAKEISETEQTQGVFAYCKQPQYEEADQHQWKKVLLIDAVQDPGNIGTMIRTADAAGLDAVVLGKGCADPFNPKTVRSAQGSHFHIPVVREELTVWIERLKAHNVPIIGTGLQQAISLNELQAQSSFALLVGNEGSGVDNELLSQADHVVKIPLYGQAESLNVAVATGILLYTLRQS from the coding sequence ATGTACAGCCTCTTGAATAAACGAATTGAATCAACTCAGAATTCTTTAGTGAAGCATTGGAAGAAATTAGTGACGACGAGAAAAGAACGAGATCAGACGAAAGAGTTTCTTGTGGAAGGTTTTCATCTTGTAGAAGAAGCTATTAAACAGCCGGATTTGGTTATTCAATTGCTTGCACGCGAAGATATTGAAATTCCGGCACACTGGAATGCGCCGATTATTGAACTGACAGCGGCAGTTGCAAAAGAAATTTCTGAAACGGAACAAACGCAAGGTGTTTTTGCTTATTGTAAACAGCCACAATATGAGGAAGCTGATCAACATCAATGGAAGAAAGTATTACTAATTGATGCTGTACAAGATCCAGGCAATATCGGTACGATGATTCGTACAGCAGACGCAGCAGGTCTTGATGCAGTGGTACTCGGCAAGGGATGTGCAGATCCGTTCAATCCGAAAACGGTACGTTCAGCACAAGGCTCACACTTCCACATTCCTGTAGTTCGAGAAGAATTGACGGTGTGGATCGAACGTCTAAAAGCTCACAACGTTCCGATCATCGGTACAGGTTTGCAGCAAGCAATTTCTCTTAACGAATTGCAAGCACAATCCTCATTTGCGTTACTAGTAGGCAATGAAGGAAGCGGTGTCGATAACGAGTTGCTATCCCAAGCAGATCATGTAGTGAAAATTCCATTATACGGTCAGGCTGAATCATTAAATGTGGCAGTTGCGACAGGCATATTGCTCTATACACTGCGTCAGTCATGA
- the pheS gene encoding phenylalanine--tRNA ligase subunit alpha → MKEQLHELKEQVMLKIKESNTVKELNDVRVAYLGKKGPITDLLKGMGKLPAEERPKMGALVNEIRESVTEILEERKVMLEQQAIQEQLENESIDVTLPGRPVELGNHHPLTRVVEEIEDFFISMGYEIAEGPEVEKDYYNFEALNLPKGHPARDMQDSFYITEDILLRTHTSPVQARTMEAKDGAAIKIICPGKVYRRDSDDATHSHQFTQIEGLVVGENIRMSDLKGTLDLLAKKLFGAEREIRLRPSFFPFTEPSVEMDISCFKCGGSGCNVCKKTGWIEILGAGMVHPNVLEMAGYNPEEVTGFAFGMGPERIAMLKYGVEDIRHFYTNDIRFISQFHRTEA, encoded by the coding sequence ATGAAAGAACAGTTGCACGAACTAAAAGAACAAGTCATGCTGAAAATCAAAGAATCCAATACTGTCAAAGAATTGAACGATGTACGCGTAGCGTATCTTGGGAAAAAAGGTCCAATTACTGACCTGTTAAAAGGAATGGGTAAACTGCCTGCTGAAGAACGTCCTAAGATGGGGGCGCTCGTCAATGAAATCCGTGAAAGTGTTACGGAAATTCTTGAAGAACGTAAAGTGATGCTTGAACAACAAGCAATTCAGGAACAACTGGAAAATGAATCAATAGACGTTACATTACCAGGTCGTCCTGTTGAACTTGGTAACCACCATCCACTGACTCGTGTTGTAGAAGAAATCGAAGACTTTTTCATCAGTATGGGGTATGAAATTGCAGAAGGCCCAGAAGTAGAGAAAGATTATTATAACTTTGAAGCATTGAACTTGCCAAAAGGTCATCCAGCTCGCGATATGCAGGATTCCTTCTATATTACAGAAGATATTTTATTGCGCACACATACGTCTCCTGTCCAGGCGCGAACTATGGAAGCGAAAGACGGAGCGGCTATTAAGATCATTTGTCCTGGTAAAGTATATCGACGTGACTCAGATGACGCGACGCATTCCCATCAATTTACTCAAATTGAAGGACTTGTCGTGGGTGAAAACATCCGCATGAGTGATTTGAAAGGTACGCTTGATCTACTCGCGAAGAAGTTGTTCGGTGCTGAGCGTGAAATTCGTTTGCGTCCAAGTTTCTTCCCATTCACCGAGCCTTCAGTTGAAATGGATATATCTTGTTTCAAATGTGGCGGTTCAGGCTGTAACGTTTGTAAGAAAACAGGCTGGATCGAAATATTGGGAGCGGGTATGGTACATCCTAATGTTTTGGAAATGGCTGGCTACAACCCGGAAGAAGTTACAGGATTTGCATTCGGCATGGGGCCTGAAAGAATCGCGATGTTAAAATACGGAGTGGAAGATATTCGTCATTTCTATACGAATGACATTCGGTTTATTTCACAATTCCACCGGACAGAGGCATAA
- the sspI gene encoding small acid-soluble spore protein SspI, whose protein sequence is MNFQIRDAITANMTNNSSTDVRGVIDDAIQRGEEHLLPGLGVFFEQLWKRSDEKEKEEITNELSQSFAQAQ, encoded by the coding sequence ATGAATTTCCAAATACGTGATGCAATTACAGCAAACATGACAAACAATAGTTCCACTGACGTTCGAGGCGTAATAGACGACGCCATACAAAGAGGAGAAGAACACCTTCTACCTGGACTAGGCGTATTTTTTGAACAACTATGGAAGCGTTCCGACGAAAAAGAAAAAGAAGAAATCACAAACGAACTTTCCCAATCATTCGCACAAGCACAATAA
- the pheT gene encoding phenylalanine--tRNA ligase subunit beta — MLVSTNWLSNYVEWNELSIEELAEKITRAGIEVDGIIDRSFNMDNIVIGHVNDCVKHPEADKLHICQVDVGGEISQIICGAPNIAEGQNVIVARPGAVLPGGMKIKKAKLRGEESNGMICSLQELGIEGKLVPKAYAEGIYVLPNDVRAGDSALTHLGLYDRVLEFDLTPNRSDALSMLGVAYEVGAILSKDIKLPEISYVASAEKAQDALKLTVETPEDNPMYVAKVVKNIKVAESPQWLQNTLMSSGIRPHNNVVDITNYVLLEYGQPLHAFDYDRLETKEIVVRHAREGEKMVTLDQSERTLNDRQLVITNGKEPVALAGVMGGANSEVYEGTTTVVIESAYFAPGSVRQTSKEVGLRSDASTRFEKGVDPNRVAEAAERAAQLMAELAGGEVLEGSVIFDELDKTPVRIILSPDYVNNRLGMKIAMDEMKTIMDRLQIPTELINGQLVMDIPTRRQDLKIKEDMIEEIARLYGYDEIPKTLPVVESTPGGLTPYQAKRRIVRGFLESAGLSQALTYSLASPKDAQAFALETAPVTKLLMPMSEERSVLRQSIIPHLLDATTYNVARRNESIALYETGSVFLGIEEDGLPKEVEHVAAVVTGKWVHHAWQGETKKVDFFVMKGIVEGLFEQLGLLERVQFTKATVDQMHPGRTATVWLDDQSVGIIGQVHPTVQNQRDLQETYVMEMNLQSIMQAATEELLYTAVPRYPSISRDIALVVDRDTSSATLEKIIHQAGGKLLKKVQLFDLYEGKNVEEGTKSVAFSLTYFDPERTLTDEDVVNAHSKVLDALTVQANAQLRS; from the coding sequence ATGTTAGTATCAACAAATTGGTTAAGTAATTACGTAGAATGGAATGAACTTTCCATAGAAGAGCTGGCTGAGAAAATCACTCGTGCCGGTATAGAAGTAGATGGTATTATTGATCGTTCATTCAATATGGACAATATCGTCATTGGACACGTAAATGACTGTGTAAAACATCCAGAAGCGGATAAATTACATATCTGTCAAGTAGATGTAGGTGGAGAAATCTCACAAATTATTTGTGGAGCACCAAATATTGCAGAAGGACAAAATGTAATTGTCGCGCGTCCAGGCGCTGTTTTACCTGGTGGCATGAAAATCAAAAAGGCAAAACTTCGTGGCGAAGAGTCTAACGGTATGATCTGTTCATTGCAAGAACTTGGCATAGAAGGCAAATTGGTTCCGAAAGCGTACGCAGAAGGAATTTATGTTTTACCGAATGATGTCCGTGCTGGAGATAGCGCTTTGACTCATCTTGGTTTGTATGATCGCGTTTTAGAATTCGATTTAACGCCAAACCGTTCTGACGCATTGAGTATGCTTGGTGTGGCATATGAAGTAGGAGCCATTTTATCGAAAGATATCAAACTTCCGGAAATTTCTTATGTAGCATCTGCAGAGAAAGCTCAAGATGCTTTGAAACTTACAGTTGAAACGCCTGAAGACAATCCAATGTACGTGGCCAAAGTAGTGAAAAACATCAAGGTTGCAGAATCACCTCAGTGGTTGCAAAACACGTTGATGTCTTCAGGTATTCGTCCGCATAATAATGTGGTTGATATCACGAACTATGTATTGTTGGAATACGGTCAGCCACTTCACGCGTTTGACTATGATCGTCTCGAAACAAAAGAGATTGTCGTACGTCATGCTCGTGAAGGTGAAAAGATGGTGACGCTTGATCAGTCAGAACGTACATTGAATGATCGTCAATTGGTTATAACGAATGGCAAAGAGCCCGTTGCACTTGCTGGAGTGATGGGTGGCGCTAATTCGGAAGTATATGAAGGAACAACGACTGTTGTTATTGAGTCTGCTTATTTCGCACCAGGTTCTGTTCGTCAAACGTCTAAAGAAGTAGGTCTACGCAGTGACGCAAGCACTCGTTTTGAAAAAGGTGTCGATCCGAATCGTGTAGCCGAAGCGGCAGAGCGAGCTGCGCAATTGATGGCAGAACTTGCAGGTGGAGAAGTTCTAGAAGGGTCTGTAATCTTCGACGAACTTGACAAAACACCTGTAAGAATCATTCTTTCTCCTGATTACGTGAATAATCGTTTGGGTATGAAGATTGCAATGGATGAAATGAAAACGATCATGGACCGTTTGCAAATACCTACCGAACTAATCAATGGCCAACTGGTAATGGATATTCCGACACGTCGTCAAGATCTGAAAATCAAAGAAGATATGATTGAAGAAATTGCACGACTATATGGTTACGATGAAATTCCAAAAACATTACCGGTTGTAGAAAGTACACCAGGAGGTTTGACTCCTTATCAAGCAAAACGTCGCATCGTTCGTGGATTCCTTGAGTCGGCAGGTCTTTCACAAGCACTGACATATTCATTAGCTTCACCAAAAGATGCACAGGCTTTTGCATTGGAGACCGCACCTGTAACGAAATTACTTATGCCAATGAGTGAAGAACGCAGTGTTCTTCGTCAAAGTATCATTCCACACCTACTAGATGCAACAACGTATAATGTGGCACGTCGAAATGAATCGATTGCACTTTACGAAACAGGATCTGTTTTCCTAGGTATCGAAGAAGATGGCTTGCCGAAAGAAGTAGAACACGTTGCCGCAGTAGTGACGGGCAAATGGGTTCATCACGCTTGGCAAGGTGAAACGAAAAAAGTTGATTTCTTCGTCATGAAAGGAATTGTAGAAGGGCTATTTGAGCAATTAGGTTTGCTTGAGCGAGTCCAATTCACAAAAGCGACTGTCGATCAAATGCACCCGGGTCGTACTGCGACAGTTTGGTTGGATGATCAGTCAGTAGGAATCATCGGTCAAGTCCATCCGACAGTACAAAACCAACGGGACTTGCAGGAAACCTACGTTATGGAAATGAACTTGCAATCTATTATGCAAGCTGCAACGGAAGAACTGTTGTATACAGCTGTTCCTCGCTACCCATCTATATCCCGCGATATTGCTTTGGTTGTTGATCGAGATACATCGTCTGCTACGTTAGAGAAGATTATCCATCAAGCGGGCGGTAAATTACTGAAAAAAGTTCAGTTATTTGATCTATACGAAGGAAAGAATGTGGAAGAAGGAACAAAGTCTGTTGCGTTCTCACTCACATATTTTGATCCTGAACGTACATTAACGGACGAAGATGTCGTCAATGCGCATAGTAAAGTATTGGATGCATTAACAGTCCAAGCAAATGCACAACTTCGCTCATAA